A stretch of DNA from Cellulomonas xiejunii:
GAGCGACCGTGACCTGCAAGGATGTAGGCGTGCCTCATCCCTACCGCGTGATGACCGTCTGCACCGGCAACATCTGCCGCTCACCCATGGCCGAGGTCGTGCTCCGCGAGCGGTTCGCGGCCGCGGGCCTCGCCGACGCCGTGGAGGTCGACTCGACCGGCATCAGCGACGAGGAGCGCGGCAACCCCGTGGACTGGCGCGCGCGCTCGGTGCTGCGCCGCCACGGCTACCCGACGGGCGAGGGGCACCGTGCCCGCCAGATCCTGCCGGAGCACATCCTCGAGCGGGACCTGGTGCTGCCGATGACCGCCACGCACGCACGCGCGCTGCGCCGGCTCACCGGTGGGGACCCGGCCGCGACGTCGCGCATCCGGATGTACCGCAGCTTCGACCCCGCGGCGCCGGCCGAGCCCGGGCAGCCCGAGCACGTCCTGGACGTCGACGACCCCTGGTACGGGCCGGAGGAGGGCTTCGAGACGACGCTCGCGGAGATCGAGGCAGCCGCCGACGGGATCGTCGCGCACGTCCGCGAGGCGCTCGACTACCGCAACGGGCTCACCGACTGACCTCGTCGTCCGGCCCCCGTGCCGGACCTCACCCGCACCGGGGACGGGCCGGCACGGCGACGTGTGGCACGGTGCTCGCTGTGCCCGACGCCATCCGCCACGTCCTGTTCCCCGGCCGCCACCACCTGGTCACCGCCTTCCAGGTCGCCTACCTGACGGACCTGCTCGCCGGCCGCGTCCGCGACGCCGACGGCGCGCTCGTGACCTGCGCACCGGACGCGCGCGTCGTGTGGGCGCTGACGTCCGCGACGCACAGCGGCACGCGCCGCAACCCGGTTCCCGCGCACCGCCGCGAGGCGATGATCGAGGCGGTCACGACCCGTGCGGGCCTGCCCTCGCTCGTCGTCCCGGTCGCCGACGTGCCGCCGAGCCCGCGGTTCGCGCACACCGTCCTCGCGACGTGCGAGATGGTCCTGGGCGCGGCCCTCACCCCGCACGACACAGTGGTCGCCTGCTCGACGCCGCAGGTCGCGGCGATGTACGCCGCGGACGGGTTCCGCGTCGCGACCGTCGAGGAGGGCGCGCCGGGCGACCCGGACCGGCCGTGGGACGTCCTCGAGCGGATGGTCGCGGGCGACGACGCGTGGCGCACGCTCGCGCACCCCGAGGCGGTCGCGTTCTACGAGCGGTACCGGCTCGACGCGCACGTCCGCCTCGTCCACACCGACCCGACGGTGCAGGACGACGGCGACCTCACCGAGACCCGCGACTACGCGACGTACACCGCGGCGTTCGACGACGCGTCGGACCGTAAGTGGGCGCAGGTCGCGCCGCACGTGCGGCCCGGGCGGGTCGTCGACCTCGGGTGCGCGGCCGGCGGCCTGCTGGAGCGCGCTGCCCGCGACCCGCGCCTCGCGGAGTCCGACCTGTACGGCGTCGACGTGTCCCGCCACCTCGTCGCCGAGGCGGAGCACCGCCGCGCGCAGGGCGTCTTCGCCAACCCCAACGTGTTCTTCGCGCAGCGCAACCTGCTGCTGGGCCCGGTGTTCCCGGAGCGGTCCGTCGACACGACGACGACGATCGCGCTGACCCACGAGATCGCCAGCTACGGCGACGGGCGCGCGGACCTCGAGCTCCTGGCGCGCCGCATCTTCGAGCACACGCGTCCCGGCGGGGTGTGGATCAACTCCGACGTGCTGGGGCCGGCGGACCCCGAGCGGGTGGTCGACCTCGTGCTCGGCGGCGACTTCGACCTGCCCGCGCGGGACCTGTCGACGCTGGCGCGCGCGGAGGCCGCCGCGTACGTCGCCGCCCTGTCGCCCGCCGCGCGGCTCGTGCAGTTCGCCCACGACTTCCCTGCGCTGTCCGGCGCCGAGGTCAAGGTCGACTGGGTCGAGCGTGGCACCGCCCGCAGCGTCGCCCGCACGACGCTGCGGACCGCGATGGAGTACCTGTACACGCGCGACTACACCGACTCGTGGCTCTCGGAGTGCCACGAGCGGTTCTGCGACCTCACCGGCGACGACTGGGCCGACCTGCTGACGGGCGTCGGCTTCGAGCTCGACCCAGGCAGCGGGCCGTGGCGCAACGACTGGCTGGTCGAGAACCGGCTGCGCGTCGGCGCGGCGCTGCGCGACCCGGTGACGGGTGCGCCCGTCGACTGGCCGGACACGCACGTGCTGACGGTGGCGCGACGGCCGCTGGTCCCCGTCGCCGGATGATCCGGACCACGAGGACGGCCTGACCCGTGCCCCGGGCGGACGCACCCTCCGGCGCCGCGCACCGCTGAGACGGCCGTCGACAACCTCGGTGCTCCTGCGGGACCCTCCCGGCATGCCGACGCTCTTCGACGGGGAGATCGAGGTCGACTACGGGTTCGTCGATGTCGTGGCCGACGGCGACGAGTCCCCTGACCTGGTGCGGGCCCGCGGTGGACAGCGCAACGGCCTGTGCGGTGCGGCCTGCGCCAACGCCCTGTCGCTCGTGACGGCGACGAGGACCGGTGCGGTGCCGCTGCGCGTCGAGCTCCACGACGCCCCGCCGCCGCTCGACCCGGCCTGGGAGGACGTCGTGGAGGTCTCCTTCGTCGCGACGAGCCCCGACCTGGTGCTGAGGAGCTTCCAGGACATGGTCGAGCTGGCGCCGCTGCCCGCCGTCGGTGACCACCGGGTGCGGTACTCGGCCACCTCGATGGACGAGGCGCACGACAGGTCGCGGCTCCCGGACGACCCGGTCGTCGACAGGTACCTCCTGCAGCTCTGGCCCGCCCCTCCGGGTCCCGACGCGGTGCTCCGCAGCACGAGCGCGCAGGCCGGCTACTGGCACGGGGTGGCCGCCGAGACCCCGCCACCGCCCAGCCCGCGGCAGCGTGCGGCCGCGGCGGCCGCCGAGGCCGAGCAGGAGCGACTGCGACGGGAGGAGGCCGAGGACCGGTGGCAGCGCCGGCTGTGGGGCGGGCGCCTGGCCACCCCGCAGCTGCTCGGGCTGGGGAGCGCCGCGCAGCTGGCGCATCGCGACCGCGACCTCGTGGACGCCGTGCTCGACGCGCCCGGGCCGACGCAGCGCACGCTGACGGTCTGGGCCGTCGGGCGTGCGTACGAGGTCGCGGACGCACGAGCCGCCGCGGTGCTCGCCCCGGCGGTCGTCGCGCTGCGCGCGGGGACGGCCGTCCCCCCGCCGTTCGACGACCCGGCCACCGCCTGGGACGCGCTCTTCCCAGGCCCGTCCACCGTGACGGTGACCGTGGTGCGCGGGCTGCCGTCGGCGGCCGGCATCGACGCGGGCGCGGCGGCGCTCTCGGCCGTCCTCGCGGCCCAGGAGGCCGCACCGGCCGCGGCCGCCGCCGGTGCGCTCGCCGCCGCCGCGTCCGGTCCCCTCGGCGACCTCGTCCTCGACGAGGCGCGGTCCCTGCTGGGGCTGCCCCCGGCCGGCGTCCGTGCACGGCTGTGGTGACGTCGGCGGCGTCAGCCCTTCACCGAGGGTGCCGCTCTCGCGCTCGACCTCGTTGAACCACGACCCGTCCTGGTGCACCGTGTGCACGGCCCCACCCGGCATCTCGTCCTCGTCCGGACCCCACGGACCCGACGATCGGTGAGACTGACCCCATGAAGGTCG
This window harbors:
- a CDS encoding class I SAM-dependent methyltransferase, with protein sequence MPDAIRHVLFPGRHHLVTAFQVAYLTDLLAGRVRDADGALVTCAPDARVVWALTSATHSGTRRNPVPAHRREAMIEAVTTRAGLPSLVVPVADVPPSPRFAHTVLATCEMVLGAALTPHDTVVACSTPQVAAMYAADGFRVATVEEGAPGDPDRPWDVLERMVAGDDAWRTLAHPEAVAFYERYRLDAHVRLVHTDPTVQDDGDLTETRDYATYTAAFDDASDRKWAQVAPHVRPGRVVDLGCAAGGLLERAARDPRLAESDLYGVDVSRHLVAEAEHRRAQGVFANPNVFFAQRNLLLGPVFPERSVDTTTTIALTHEIASYGDGRADLELLARRIFEHTRPGGVWINSDVLGPADPERVVDLVLGGDFDLPARDLSTLARAEAAAYVAALSPAARLVQFAHDFPALSGAEVKVDWVERGTARSVARTTLRTAMEYLYTRDYTDSWLSECHERFCDLTGDDWADLLTGVGFELDPGSGPWRNDWLVENRLRVGAALRDPVTGAPVDWPDTHVLTVARRPLVPVAG
- a CDS encoding low molecular weight protein-tyrosine-phosphatase, coding for MPHPYRVMTVCTGNICRSPMAEVVLRERFAAAGLADAVEVDSTGISDEERGNPVDWRARSVLRRHGYPTGEGHRARQILPEHILERDLVLPMTATHARALRRLTGGDPAATSRIRMYRSFDPAAPAEPGQPEHVLDVDDPWYGPEEGFETTLAEIEAAADGIVAHVREALDYRNGLTD